One window from the genome of Nicotiana tomentosiformis chromosome 5, ASM39032v3, whole genome shotgun sequence encodes:
- the LOC104100711 gene encoding uncharacterized protein, producing the protein MYISGWRTRDLVVEVRRVNDKLMTIKLVVGEFMLNVISAYSPQVGLGKEVKRHFWDELDEVVRGIPLNEKLFIGGDFNGHIRLISQGYDDVHDGFDFGVRNGGCTLLLDFAKAFDLVIANSGFRKNEENLVTFQNTVAQT; encoded by the coding sequence ATGTATATTAGTGGATGGAGAACTCGGGATCTTGTGGTTGAGGTTAGGAGGGTGAACGACAAGCTGATGACTATTAAATTAGTTGTTGGAGAGTTTATGTTGAACGTTATTAGTGCCTACTCCCCCCAAGTAGGATTGGGCAAGGAGGTCAAAAGGCATTTTTGGGATGAGCTGGATGAGGTTGTGCGTGGTATCCCGCTTAATGAGAAACTGTTTATAGGAGGGGACTTCAATGGCCACATCAGGTTGATTTCCCAGGGTTATGATGATGTGCATGACGGCTTCGATTTTGGGGTTAGAAATGGAGGTTGTACTTTGTTGTTGGATTTTGCAAAGGCTTTTGATTTGGTGATAGCTAACTCAGGTTTTCGGAAGAATGAGGAGAATTTGGTGACATTTCAGAACACGGTGGCCCAGACCTAG